Within the Gracilinema caldarium DSM 7334 genome, the region GAATAACCGTCCAAGATACTATTATGGGTACTTCAATTATTATTGCGGAAATGAAATATGCCAATGAAGAGGTTCCCCTCGGTATTTTGGCAGATCAGGTGTATGAGGTAATTTCTATACCAGATGAGGATATAGAAGCGCAACCTTCTATCGGAAAAACGATTAAAGAAAGTTTTATTTCTGGTATTGCAAAAGTTCAAGATCAGTTTGTAATTCTCTTTTCCCTAGAACGAATATTAAATGTTATATTAAAAGATCAACTTATTCTAAAATAGGGTATATTATGCCTAAAATAATAATATGTGAGGATGAAAATATTGTCGCATTAGATATTAAACGACATTTGGAACGATTTGGCTATGAAATATTTGGAATATATGATAACGCTGAAGAGGCCATCTCAGTAATTGCCACATCAAAGCCTGATCTAGTATTGATGGATATTCAACTAGCTGGTTCCATGGATGGGCTTGAAGCGTCGACCATCATTTTTCAAAAGTATAATATACCGGTCATCATGCTGACCGCCTACGCTGATGATATTACCCTCTCTAGGGCGAAGGATGGTCTTCCCTTCGGCTATATTATAAAACCCTTTGAAGACAGGGAACTCAA harbors:
- a CDS encoding chemotaxis protein CheW — encoded protein: MAEQYLTFDIQNERYGILVSQVEVVLEMLPITRVPNSAPSILGVINHRGSVVPVLDLRPIFGITVQDTIMGTSIIIAEMKYANEEVPLGILADQVYEVISIPDEDIEAQPSIGKTIKESFISGIAKVQDQFVILFSLERILNVILKDQLILK